One Zestosphaera sp. genomic region harbors:
- a CDS encoding iron ABC transporter permease, whose protein sequence is MAGLRALGFRSVVICLLIADSLLILTSILFIGRLQIPLQDLIRWDGLASVVIPLRASRVFFATVAGFSLGVAGAVMQAIFRNPLASPDILGVSQGAAFGAALGILLSQPILSVQMLSFTFATASLAFTLATSRLMRYGDEVLRLVLAGIAVSALFSAGVGYLKYMADPYNKLPQIVFWTMGSFASVTSHELTWTSPLILTSITVLLMLSWRINVLSLGDELSKSLGIDPLTVRTLSISLVVLSVSAVTSVSGIVSWVGLISPHIARGLVGADSRKAMPVSCLIGSILLLISDDMARTVSPSEIPLNIVTSLASVPILIVILSRGLRHG, encoded by the coding sequence GTGGCTGGGCTGAGGGCACTTGGATTCAGGTCTGTTGTGATCTGCCTGCTAATCGCTGACTCCCTTCTTATCTTAACGTCAATTCTTTTTATCGGAAGGCTTCAGATCCCGCTTCAGGATTTAATTAGGTGGGACGGCCTAGCCAGTGTAGTTATTCCTCTAAGAGCCTCTCGAGTGTTCTTCGCCACCGTAGCCGGGTTCAGCCTGGGAGTCGCCGGCGCTGTAATGCAAGCAATCTTTAGAAATCCCTTAGCGTCCCCCGACATTCTGGGGGTCTCTCAAGGCGCTGCTTTCGGAGCCGCGCTCGGGATCCTGCTCTCTCAACCAATCCTCAGCGTCCAGATGCTCTCCTTCACCTTCGCTACAGCCTCCCTAGCCTTCACACTAGCTACCAGCAGGCTGATGAGATATGGGGATGAGGTGCTGAGGCTAGTTCTTGCTGGGATAGCGGTCTCAGCGCTCTTCAGCGCTGGGGTGGGTTACCTGAAGTACATGGCTGACCCCTACAATAAACTACCGCAGATAGTCTTCTGGACTATGGGCTCCTTCGCTTCTGTAACGTCTCACGAGCTGACCTGGACATCCCCTCTGATACTGACGTCGATCACAGTTCTTCTCATGCTTTCCTGGAGGATCAACGTCCTCTCACTCGGAGATGAACTGTCGAAGAGTCTTGGGATAGATCCCCTTACCGTCAGGACCCTCTCTATATCTCTGGTTGTGTTGAGCGTCTCTGCAGTCACCTCGGTCTCCGGGATAGTTAGTTGGGTTGGCCTCATATCGCCACACATAGCTAGAGGTTTAGTCGGTGCGGACAGCAGGAAGGCTATGCCAGTATCATGCTTGATAGGGAGTATCTTGTTGCTGATTAGTGACGACATGGCTAGAACTGTAAGCCCTTCAGAGATTCCGCTGAACATAGTTACATCGCTTGCGAGCGTTCCGATACTCATCGTGATCTTAAGCAGGGGGCTGAGGCATGGGTGA
- a CDS encoding ABC transporter substrate-binding protein, with protein MNRAVLMSMFVLVLMAGLTAYMIVSQPSIQYTSPSASTSERTSPQTGGPSTSLEPVIIVDALNRTVVLSKPPEKVAIVGKGSRYLIEAAYMFATAPRKTVALDSSSTENPVLRLRDPDLSTKTLFSGFPSAEELLKLRPDLIVLKSSFMSQGRVYEEAGLRVIYVDVETPDQFYMAVSTLGKVFGEEVRATELTNFFRNMTRLVEGKLEGLTVKPTTLFIYYDAVRDKVVKAPPAGYLQSVLVEMAGGKSVNKELPGSSAQPVSLEQIITWNPNVLFIATYSNDPSPVDYVRQVLSSSEWRNVAAVRDGRVYPIPGGPYSWDMPGPKWTLCLIYMAKAIHPDRFADVSVRNITVDFYAKVYELNPADAEEMASRDLEGIKWLG; from the coding sequence ATGAACCGCGCTGTACTAATGTCAATGTTTGTACTTGTCCTGATGGCTGGGTTAACTGCCTACATGATCGTCAGCCAACCGAGCATTCAATACACATCCCCTAGTGCCAGCACCTCCGAGCGGACGTCGCCCCAGACCGGAGGGCCGTCCACCTCGTTAGAGCCCGTAATCATTGTTGACGCGTTGAACAGGACTGTGGTGCTTAGCAAGCCTCCTGAGAAGGTGGCTATAGTTGGGAAGGGCTCCAGATACTTGATTGAGGCGGCTTACATGTTCGCTACTGCGCCCCGCAAGACCGTGGCTCTTGACAGTAGTTCTACTGAAAATCCAGTATTGAGGTTAAGGGATCCTGACTTAAGCACAAAAACGCTGTTCAGCGGCTTCCCCAGTGCGGAGGAGCTCCTCAAACTTAGGCCGGATTTAATCGTACTGAAATCCTCATTCATGAGTCAAGGACGGGTGTATGAAGAGGCAGGACTAAGAGTGATCTACGTTGACGTTGAGACCCCTGATCAGTTCTACATGGCGGTATCCACGCTTGGTAAGGTCTTCGGGGAAGAGGTTCGAGCAACGGAACTCACCAATTTCTTTAGGAACATGACTAGGCTGGTCGAGGGTAAGCTGGAGGGCTTGACGGTTAAGCCGACCACTCTCTTCATATATTACGACGCTGTTAGGGATAAGGTCGTGAAGGCGCCTCCTGCAGGATACCTTCAGAGTGTGCTGGTCGAGATGGCTGGGGGTAAGTCCGTAAATAAGGAGTTGCCGGGTAGCAGTGCCCAGCCGGTGAGTCTGGAGCAGATTATTACCTGGAACCCGAATGTACTGTTCATCGCTACCTACAGCAACGACCCCTCGCCAGTCGACTACGTGAGGCAGGTACTCAGTAGCAGTGAGTGGCGTAACGTGGCGGCGGTCAGGGATGGCAGGGTGTACCCCATACCTGGAGGCCCATATTCTTGGGACATGCCAGGGCCTAAGTGGACGTTATGCCTCATCTACATGGCTAAGGCAATCCATCCAGATAGGTTTGCAGATGTCAGTGTGAGAAATATTACAGTAGACTTCTACGCGAAGGTGTACGAACTCAACCCAGCCGATGCTGAGGAGATGGCGTCCCGCGATCTGGAGGGAATCAAGTGGCTGGGCTGA
- a CDS encoding DUF973 family protein produces MSLTGAVLALVGFYSKFVPGAGDLARANPEFATSSTLIKVEYIWGLILIMVGVVLTIILVGVFLILAGVVLMVLGYVGVIIMCFKLNDAYSNTLYIVAGILFIIAIFIPVLGAISWILLYAAMGDTINKVRTSLPQQQPPL; encoded by the coding sequence TTGTCACTCACCGGCGCTGTGCTGGCTCTCGTAGGCTTCTACAGCAAGTTTGTTCCGGGCGCCGGCGATCTGGCCCGCGCAAACCCTGAATTCGCTACATCCTCTACACTCATTAAAGTAGAGTACATATGGGGGTTGATTCTAATCATGGTTGGCGTGGTGCTCACAATAATCCTAGTAGGTGTGTTCCTAATACTGGCTGGAGTGGTTCTTATGGTGCTGGGCTACGTCGGCGTGATAATAATGTGTTTTAAGCTGAACGATGCATACAGTAACACACTCTACATAGTCGCTGGCATACTTTTCATCATAGCCATATTCATACCCGTGCTCGGCGCGATATCCTGGATACTGCTCTACGCAGCGATGGGCGATACAATCAACAAAGTGCGTACGTCACTTCCGCAACAGCAACCACCGCTCTGA
- a CDS encoding ABC transporter ATP-binding protein, whose translation MSSKVVVAEGLVKRFGDLVAVNHLSFSLDAGDIYCLVGPNGAGKTTTLRMVVGLLKPDSGRVLIEGFDIQADRVEALRRVGYVPDYPNLPSFLTPLEFMYYVAALRGFRRAEVEDYVKYYVDVFNMVDEIKKPIRTLSRGGLQKTAIVSSLIARPRVVVMDEPLTNIEIDTQVMFKRVVRKLATEEEVSFLISSHMLSLIEGVCSEVGIIDKGRLIAEGSMESILRLVGERARFEEVYMKVLGRDVEGGSGSN comes from the coding sequence ATGTCTTCTAAGGTGGTAGTTGCCGAGGGTTTGGTGAAGAGGTTCGGGGATCTTGTAGCTGTCAATCACCTTTCATTCAGCCTTGACGCCGGCGACATCTACTGCCTGGTCGGGCCGAACGGTGCTGGGAAGACCACTACACTCAGGATGGTTGTGGGTCTCCTCAAGCCCGACTCGGGGAGGGTCCTCATCGAAGGGTTCGACATCCAGGCGGACAGAGTCGAGGCCTTGAGGAGGGTTGGCTATGTTCCAGACTACCCGAACCTCCCTAGCTTCCTAACCCCCCTTGAGTTCATGTACTATGTTGCAGCCCTCCGCGGCTTCAGGAGGGCAGAGGTTGAGGATTATGTTAAGTATTATGTAGATGTCTTTAACATGGTGGACGAGATTAAGAAGCCCATAAGAACCCTGTCGCGCGGCGGCCTCCAGAAGACCGCGATAGTGTCGTCTCTGATTGCCAGACCGCGGGTTGTAGTCATGGACGAGCCGTTAACAAACATAGAGATAGATACTCAGGTGATGTTCAAGAGGGTAGTAAGGAAGCTGGCCACTGAGGAGGAAGTCTCTTTCCTGATCTCCAGTCACATGCTTTCGCTCATCGAGGGCGTTTGCTCGGAGGTGGGGATAATAGATAAGGGTAGGCTAATCGCCGAGGGTAGCATGGAGTCAATACTCAGGCTGGTTGGTGAGAGGGCCAGGTTCGAGGAAGTCTACATGAAGGTCTTGGGGAGGGATGTTGAGGGGGGTTCTGGGAGTAACTAG
- a CDS encoding molybdopterin-guanine dinucleotide biosynthesis protein MobB, with protein sequence MFWVCITICYVVRFVSTARKRGKTLVASRVISCLVNRGYVVGVVKHSHRNVDLASKDSNRYLRAGADVVVISSSLLGAVLYSKWVDDLESVLKFLSTPIVITEGFKESSTGDAIAVLSDDKEFEALSKTVHGNLIAVVLNGEGVESSINRPIKVFRMNDVERLADLIEEKALDYIESQTPRINCKHCGYESCRAFAKAYAAGKTAWCPVRSDVSLLIDNRPVSMKPFVKNIIRSTVEGLVGSLKGVSPNARRITIEINRV encoded by the coding sequence ATGTTTTGGGTGTGCATTACGATCTGCTACGTTGTTCGCTTTGTTTCGACCGCTAGAAAGCGAGGGAAAACTTTGGTTGCTTCCCGCGTCATTTCATGCCTCGTTAACAGGGGTTACGTCGTAGGGGTTGTGAAGCATTCTCACCGCAACGTGGACTTAGCCAGTAAGGACAGCAACAGATATTTGAGAGCTGGAGCAGACGTGGTTGTGATCTCATCAAGTCTTCTGGGCGCTGTACTTTACAGCAAGTGGGTCGACGATCTCGAAAGCGTTCTAAAGTTCTTGAGCACACCTATAGTGATTACAGAGGGCTTCAAGGAATCAAGTACGGGTGACGCAATAGCGGTGTTAAGCGATGATAAGGAGTTTGAAGCGCTAAGCAAGACTGTGCATGGCAACCTCATTGCTGTAGTATTGAATGGTGAAGGGGTGGAAAGTTCTATCAATAGACCCATCAAAGTGTTTAGGATGAATGATGTGGAACGCCTGGCGGACCTAATTGAAGAAAAGGCGCTCGATTACATAGAGTCTCAAACACCTAGAATCAACTGCAAGCACTGCGGTTACGAATCCTGTAGGGCGTTCGCTAAAGCCTACGCCGCAGGTAAGACGGCATGGTGTCCCGTGAGATCTGACGTAAGCCTCCTGATAGACAACAGGCCTGTGAGTATGAAGCCCTTCGTCAAGAACATCATCAGGTCAACAGTGGAGGGTCTCGTAGGTTCCCTGAAGGGGGTCAGCCCTAACGCGAGGAGGATTACGATTGAAATCAACCGCGTCTAG